A stretch of Henckelia pumila isolate YLH828 chromosome 4, ASM3356847v2, whole genome shotgun sequence DNA encodes these proteins:
- the LOC140861499 gene encoding uncharacterized protein, whose protein sequence is MKSLKWKEEETDERSGGEDGFEERESDKARSWLQSLPLGSITTWEGMVVKFLEKLFPPSKATQLKIEINWEEIEFFYNGLNTPTRMSVDSAAGVKKAVYSVDPLTSITAQLSALSTQVASLNKLNIAEPAGEGKASLEDVVSTFVTESNKRMSRTETRMDIMETHMCSLGAMMKSMETHIGQLAHALKDQNRGQFPSNTDVNPKEQCKAVELRSGKKLEADEQRKTKEVEAPVVEEIVVEEPKKETEAKPMYKPQLPYPQRFEKKALDEQFSKFLDMFKKIHINIPFADALEQIPNYAKFIKDVMSKKRRLQENEVMNLTEECNAILQKKTLELGEVRATTITL, encoded by the exons ATGAAAAGTTTGAAatggaaagaagaagaaacagaCGAGAGAAGCGGTGGAGAAGATGGGTTTGAGGAGAGAGAATC ggacaagGCACGGAGCTGGTTGCAGTCATTGCCGCTAGgaagcataacaacttgggagggcATGGTTGTGAAATTTTTAGAGAAGTTATTTCCACCATCCAAGGCAacccagctgaagattgagatca attgggaagaaatagaaTTTTTCTACAATGGGTTGAATACGCCCACAAGGATGTCTGTGGATTCTGCTGCTGGGG TCAAGAAGGCAGTGTACagtgtggatcctctcacatccatcactgcacAGCTGTCtgcgttgagtacacaagttGCTTCTCTGAATAAGTTGAATATCGCAGAACCTGCAG gtGAAGGTAAagcgtctttggaggatgttgtgtcTACATTTGTTACGGAATCTAACAAGCGGATGTCGAGGACTGAAACTCGAATGGACATCATGGAGACACATATGTGCAGTTTGGGGGCTATGATGAAATCTATGGAAACACATATTGGGCAGCTTGCACATGCGTTGAAGGATCAAAATCGAGGacagtttcccagcaatactgatgtgaatccaaaagagcagTGCAAAGCAGTGGAGTTAAGAAGTGGGAAGAAGTTAGAGGCTGATGAACAGAGAAAAACCAAGGAAGTTGAAGCACCAGTGGTTGAAGAAATCGTGGTTGAAGAACCCAAGAAAGAAACTGAAGccaaaccgatgtacaagccacagCTTCCATACCCACAGCGGTTCGAAaagaaggcacttgatgagcaattttccaagtttctaGACATGTTCAAaaagatacacatcaatattccatttgcagatgccttggaacaaatTCCCAACTATGCCaagttcatcaaagatgtaatgtcTAAGAAGAGGAGATTGCAAGAAAATGAAGTGATGAATCTAACAGAAGAGTGCAAcgcaatcctgcagaaaaa GACCTTAGAACTTGGAGAAGTCAGGGCGACCACCATCACATTATAG